The Arctopsyche grandis isolate Sample6627 chromosome 10, ASM5162203v2, whole genome shotgun sequence genome window below encodes:
- the Muted gene encoding biogenesis of lysosome-related organelles complex 1 subunit 5 isoform X1: MLELTDLAPFTDCGELWSRLFDHRPFINGELKFMLREFENKRSDREVENLFSIIENATEIKDNQVERLKELSETNIPKLTDALNKALEETEAIFKVEQDKLKDNTLEKNREERKKQWNVFIESMSEKYTRIDNAFEQKEEELNDFYTDLEHKLNVTTK; the protein is encoded by the exons ATGCTCGAATTGACAGATCTGGCTCCTTTTACAGATTGCGGTGAGCTGTGGTCCCGACTATTCGACCATCGCCCATTTATCAACGGAGAACTCAAGTTTATGCTCAGAGAATTCGAA aaTAAACGTTCCGATCGTGAAGTAGAAAATCTATTTTCAATTATTGAGAACGCAACTGAAATCAAGGATAATCAAGTGGAACGTTTGAAGGAACTGTCGGAAACCAATATACCAAAATTAACGGATGCTCTAAATAAAGCTCTTGAAGAAACTGAAGCTATATTCAAAGTCGAACAAGATAAATTGAag gatAATACATTGGAAAAGAACAGAGAAGAGAGGAAAAAGCAATGGAATGTGTTCATTGAGAGCATGTCAGAAAAATACACCCGAATAGATAACGCATTTGAACAGAAAGAAGAAGAATTAAACGACTTTTATACAGATTTAGAACATAAACTCAACGTCACCACTAAATAG
- the Muted gene encoding biogenesis of lysosome-related organelles complex 1 subunit 5 isoform X2: MPIPIRDCGELWSRLFDHRPFINGELKFMLREFENKRSDREVENLFSIIENATEIKDNQVERLKELSETNIPKLTDALNKALEETEAIFKVEQDKLKDNTLEKNREERKKQWNVFIESMSEKYTRIDNAFEQKEEELNDFYTDLEHKLNVTTK; the protein is encoded by the exons ATGCCCATTCCAATTcgag ATTGCGGTGAGCTGTGGTCCCGACTATTCGACCATCGCCCATTTATCAACGGAGAACTCAAGTTTATGCTCAGAGAATTCGAA aaTAAACGTTCCGATCGTGAAGTAGAAAATCTATTTTCAATTATTGAGAACGCAACTGAAATCAAGGATAATCAAGTGGAACGTTTGAAGGAACTGTCGGAAACCAATATACCAAAATTAACGGATGCTCTAAATAAAGCTCTTGAAGAAACTGAAGCTATATTCAAAGTCGAACAAGATAAATTGAag gatAATACATTGGAAAAGAACAGAGAAGAGAGGAAAAAGCAATGGAATGTGTTCATTGAGAGCATGTCAGAAAAATACACCCGAATAGATAACGCATTTGAACAGAAAGAAGAAGAATTAAACGACTTTTATACAGATTTAGAACATAAACTCAACGTCACCACTAAATAG
- the LOC143918293 gene encoding vacuolar ATPase assembly protein VMA12, translating to MDNKGSIIDTTIHILPSIKLKQYLFTLEHEADIPISILQYINKSKLINNITKNSDETIVNDEKETCDEKDSKLPQEEEIKPKESELLCIDDIKWLSKYLEKARNDGDTIYLHELFEGSDIIMPENETIKRNPVLEARCVKLRRDQMNRDYRSMTKNVDNVRVKHPEETISYQIKNLNKQLVAVGQFIISLGAGFLFGFLGVELMIGHLDFGFRLLLGVMCALVIALAEIYFLAKKLNEDLIINETVQLGGPSVFPSNQKPHSD from the exons ATGGACAATAAAGGATCAATCATAGACACCACCATTCATATTTTGCCTTCAATTAAACTAAAACAGTACTTGTTTACTTTGGAGCATGAAGCTGATATACCAATATCAATTTtgcaatacataaataaatcaaaattaataaacaatataacCAAAAATAGCGACGAAACAATAGTTAATGACGAAAAAGAAACTTGCGATGAAAAGGACTCGAAGTTACCACAAGAAGAGGAAATCAAACCGAAAGAGAGTGAATTATTATGCATTGACGATATAAAATGGCTGTCCAAATACTTAGAAAAGGCTAGGAATGATGGTgatacaatatatttacatgAACTGTTTGAAGGATCGGACATAATTATGCCAGAAAATGAGACCATCAAACGTAACCCTGTGCTAGAAGCAAGATGCGTCAAATTAAGACGCGATCAAATGAATCGTGACTACCGATCAATGACCAAAAATGTCGATAATGTTAGAGTGAAGCATCCGGAGGAAActatttcttatcaga TTAAAAATCTAAACAAGCAACTGGTGGCTGTGGGTCAGTTTATCATATCGCTCGGTGCAGGATTTTTGTTTGGTTTCTTGGGCGTTGAATTGATGATTGGTCATCTTGACTTTGGTTTTCGTCTTCTTTTGGGCGTCATGTGTGCTCTTGTAATCGCTTTGGCCGAAATATACTTCCTCGCTAAAAAGTTAAATGAagatttaattataaatgaaactgTGCAATTGGGCGGGCCCTCAGTTTTCCCCAGTAACCAAAAACCCCATTCGgattaa